Genomic segment of Peromyscus leucopus breed LL Stock chromosome 23, UCI_PerLeu_2.1, whole genome shotgun sequence:
ctccaaaactacacagagaaaccctgtcttgaaggaaaaaaaaaaaagaaaagaaggaaggaaggaaggaaggaaggaaggaaggaaggaaggaaaggtgggTCAGACCAAACGAGGTTATTGTAAAGCCAGAGCTCTACTTCTCTCTGGAGTGGAATAAATAATACTCACCAAGCCTCCTGGACAGGTAGAAAGCTGAACctaaaatagatcttttttttttcttaagatttatttatttattatgcatacagtgttctgcttgcacgcatccctgcaggccagaagagggcaccagatctcattacagatggttgtgagccaccatgtgggtgctgagaattgaactcaggacctttggaagagcagccagtgctctgaacctctgagccatctctccagcccctagaacagATCTTAAAGACAATGGAAGACAGCCAGGGCATAAtggagaaaacacagaaatgtaaGTGAACCTAACTTAGGgactgctttaaaaaagaaataaaagctttaagataactgggcagtggtggcgcacacctttaatcccagcacttgggaggcagaggcaagtggttctctgtgagttcgaggccagcatggtctgcagagtgagttccaggacagccaagtctacagagaaaccctgtcacaaacaaacaaataaatatgcatatgaaGAGACAGGACAACACACTCGAAAGCAAGAGGGGAGCAACAGCCCCATGGGGGATGAAGTTAATGGATGCAATCATCTgacactaaattttaaaaactgtgctTAAAATGGGAGCCACAGTACATGCCTTAACCCCAGCATTTCATGAGGTAGAGGCTCGCAGATCTAATTCCAGGCCAGCTCAGaagttgtctcaaaaacaaattttaaaaatcacatgaaaAAAACTACCCTTGCAGGATGATGGTAGCACACActgatgaggcagaggcaggaggatctctgtgagttccaggccagcctggtctacaaagtgagctccaggacagtcagagctacacagtgaaaccctgtcacaaaacaaacaaacaaaccaaaaaaaaaaaaaatcaacaacaacaaaaaaagaaaataactatcCTTGCTgagtgtggtagctcacacctataatccagaacttgggagtctgaggcagaaggatttccaTGAATTCAAGGAAAACCAAGGCTAtataatgagctccaggccagcttggactatggAGTGAAAACATCTCAAAAATCAATGAACAACAATGCTTACTATGTTGAGGGAAAAGAGTCCAATATTTCCAACAAAGATCTcaaagttcattttgttttttgaaattgtctatgtatccctggctgtattagaactcactctgtagaccaggctggcctcaaagtcacagagatctgcctgcctctgctttcctagTACTGCGATTAGTTCTGGGAATAAAGTCATGTGCCACACTCCCTGAtcaaagtcacttttttttttcttggttttttcaagacaggggttctctgtgtagccctggctgtcctggaactcacagagatcctcctgcctctgccttctgagtgctgggatccaagttacttttaaatgaaaatttgagaagagaaaaatcCATTCATTTCATTGATTAGTTTGACAGAAAATTAGGAAGAAGTTGAGTTAATAATTAGGAACAGAAAAtggaccaatgagatggctcagcaggcaaaggcacttgccaccaagccagagttcgatccccagaatgGATGGTAGGAGgagacagttgtcctctgacctccgcacgtTTTTCTCAGTGTCTACAATCAATTTTattgtaatataattaaaaacCATACCATTTAGAAAATACCAAGAAAAATATCTGTACGAGATGCAATTGTATTTGGATAAAACTGGCAAGTTCTTGCTCACAGCCCAGAGAACACCACGGAGGAAACCTAATATATCGGAATGGATGCTATGCCGTGCTGTTGGGCCCACGATTTGACGGCTCTCAGAGTTAATCTAAAGCTGTCCGTGTTTGCTACTAGTTGTGAAATTTCATCTTGAAACCATTAAGAATTCTTGTGCAGGGGCTAAAGTgatggctttgtggttaagagcattgactgctcttccagaagacccgggtcCTATTCCCAGCACCAACGTGGAGGCTCATAACCGTCCATAACGCCAGTGCTGGGGGAATCCAAtcccctcttctgatctccacgaactcctacatataaaaataaataaatacgaaTTCTCATGCAGCCTGagtgcgcacacctttaatcctagcacacagaggcagaggcaggaggatctctgcagagttggaagccagcctggtctacatagtgagttccaggataaccagggcaaCATAGAGGGACCCTGCCCCTATCCACctgccccccaaaagaaagaGTTATGCATCtactatttaaattattaaaatatgtttattttatgtgtatgtgcatgtgcctgtgtgagtttatatgtagtacatgtgtgcaggagcatgtggaggccagaggcatcagatccctgggaactggagttacagatggttgtgagctgctcaataTGACTGCTAggcactgaacctgggtcctctgcaagaacagtaagcacCCGTAACCACAGGTCAACCTCCTGCCCTTAATACCCAACTTGTTAAGTCTACTGTCTTCTCGTAGGTTCAAATCTTCTGAACCGGTTTGCAGTGTTACCAGCCTCTGTACCATCAAGTCAAGGTGAGCTCGAAGTCTTTTacttctctgtgtaattttaacTTATCATATGTCTGAGGAAAAAGTTCAATGTGTCCTGGTCCAACACACATGCATCAGTATCAGCAACTTTGTCCATCATCCTACTCTAAGATCCAAAGGGGAGggggatatttttctttcaatattttcaaTTACAGATTGTTGATGATCCttgttttcatggatttcttgTAACCACCGTCACTAGGTCATTTCattttaccaatttttttttttttttgttgttttttgagacagggtttctctgtgtagttttggtgcctgtccttgaatcttgctctgtagaccaggctggccttgaactcacagagatccacctggttctgcctcccgagtgctgggattaaaggcgtgcgccaccaccaccaccaccaccaccaccaccaccaccaccaccgcctgttTTCCAAAATTCGAAGACCTTTGATATGGTAACCTGCCCCCACCCACacaaccctacacacacacacacacacacacacacacacacacacacacacacacacactgctatgaCCACTGCTGCCTTGGGTATGATCTACCCACCTCCAGCCCTAGGAGTCAACCACAAAAGAACATATTGTAAGTGAAGGACTCTGCTCTTGGGATGAGGATCTAGCTCAGGGGCAGAGCACTTGCCCGGCTTGTACCAAGGCCTTGGATTCAATCCCTAGTATGCTCTCCCCTcacagtaactttttttttttttttgagctgaggatcgaacccagggccttgtgcttcctaccactgagctaaatccccaaccccatttttttcccttcgacagggtttctctgtgtagctttgcgcctttcctggaactcacttggtagcccaggctggcttcaaactcacagagatctgcctggctttgccttccaaatgctgggattaaaggcgtgtgccaccactgcccggccccacagtaacctttaaaagaaagatttacttaattttatttatgtgtatgtgtgtgaatctgtgtgtgcGTATAGACACATATGCCTGtgggtgcccatagaggccaaaagagggcacaggatctggagttacaggcagctgtgaggttcccaatgtgggtgttgggaaccaaactctggtcctctggaagagcagccagcaagtgcttttaaccactgaaccttctctccaaCCCACAAAACCTTCCTGACTACAACAATCATTCATTCTTGAACTAAGACAGTATTCCATTCCACAGTTTCAGATTCCACACAACCCCACacccaaactcaaaaaaaaaaaaatcttttttaaaatagaaagtcaaAATCTCATCTAACTCAGAGACTTTCCAAACATTGAAGACACCATGAAGTTCAATCAAGATTTAACCTATAAATCTGACTTCTGGCAGCCTATCAAACCTTACATGGAGTAGGCATTGTGGCTTGCAGAACAGGAACACCTTCACAAAGGTTAAGCCATGCCATGAAACATGCAAAACAGCCCAGCATTAGGGTGGTTAACTGTCAAAAGTCAGACGTTCTAAAGACActctccatagtgacacactacAGAGgcagctttctggttttgttttggctgTTCAGACAGAGTGTCAAGaagcccagactagcctcgaactcctGAATCTGCTGCTTTAGCCTCTCGTCATGACTGTAGCCATGCCTGGCTGACACAAGGAAACTTACAACAGTggatcttcttcctctttctctctcaaaaaaaaaatggaatttatgCTTTTATTCCTTTTCCTAGACTAATCTAAGCTTTCACACTTACAAAAGATCTAGTATCCCCATGCCAAGAACCAGGTCTGTAAGATTCAAACCTTTGTGATGGAGGCTCCACGCAGACAAATGGAAATATGGCAGACAATCAAAGCATTCTGTGTGCTTACCTGACACTGAATTGCTTCCACTCTGTAAGGATTAAATTTCTTTTGGCACTTGCAACAGAGTTGTTTGAAATAAACCTAAAGAGAAATTGGCTTTTTTAATACAAGCTGATATGTGCATTCATTTCCTAGGTTCCCAGTTgctgcaggtttttttttaaaaatataatttgcttattgtttattttttgctcaaagttttgtgtatgcatgtttgtatgtacacTGAGTATGTGCAGtatccacagaggtcaaaagagggcgcaagatcccttagaactggagttacaggtggttgttatctgccatatgggtgttgggaaggGACCTGGGGTtggctcttaactgctgtaccTCCTCTCCAACCTAGCCCCCAGTTCTTTTGATACAATGTGTTCCTTCACTTTGGTACTTCCGTGTCTTGTATGTAACCTCTACtcttgagggatttttttccttttttgttgtttgttttggttgccccccccccatgtgtctgtgtaccatgtacatgcattgcccagaggaggccagaagggggcattggcTCCCTTGGgactacagatggctgtgagtcaccatgcaggTGCTAGAACTCAAACCCGGTCCTCTTAACCAATGAGGCAATTCACCAGCCTATACTTTGAGGTTttaagctctgtgagttccatcagttattttccattttcctcacTTGTAAAATTGAGACAGCATTACTTTTTCTATAGTCCCGATGACTATTCAGCAACACACAAAGAACCATAGTAGGTACTCCAGAGGAAGTAGCTGTTACTAGTTTTGTTCAGTGTGCAGGCCAATTCCTCCTTTTGTCCCACTCATTTTGCTCTGAAATGTCTAATTTCCAACTTGAATCTGGTTCCTTATGGCTACCATCAGCATCGTCTACTTTCTAGGCTAGGAGACAATTCTCCTGGATGTTTTCTCCCTGGTCTACTTAGCAatgtctcagttttctttttttattgagaaagggtctccactatgtagccctggctggctgaacttgctctgcagaccaaggTAGTTTCAGACTTGCAGAGGTGAACTTTCCTCTGCCTCTAAATGCCGCCATGCCTGGTCTTTCTGTTACTTTAAAGTGGTGGTTCTCAAtcgcccccaggcattacccgtctctgaatactccaGAATGTACTTCTTGAAGTGAGTTCTCTAACCTGCTCTTTGTACCCCAGAACTTTGGGAAGATCTGAATTCAGCCCACAGTTTTCCTTCCGGCGAGAAAGGGATGGGAAGTTAACTTGGTTTTAAATTCTAACCAGGTGTGAAGACACAAACCCATAATCCCTGCAGCAAGAGGTtgaaacaggagaatcagaagttcaagaccagcctgtgctacctgaggccctgcctcaaaaggtAACAAGAAATTCGAATAAAACAGCATGAAAGCTCCTGCCGCCCTCAGGCTGgctctcctcctgtccctggctgagggggggggggctgcccaGAGCATAGACTAAGCCCCAAACTGTAAAGAGTTGTCTCTCTTGCTGCCAGAGGCACAGGGGTGGAGGACAAACGTTTCAGGCTTTGTGGAGTCTATCCAGTAGGCAGGAACAAAAATTACACTTCAAGAAAAGAAGCAGGGCACAGattgccagcactcagaaggtagggGCAGGAGTCTgagagctcgaggccagcctggtctacataggaaattccaggccagccaggactacatagagacaatctgccaaaaacaaacaaacgttcaagatcatcctcaccAGTTatacagcaagtttgagaccaacctgggcttcatgagaccctaactcaaaaaaaaaaaaaaaaaaaaaaaaagactatattgAAAGTAGTCAATAGACACCAATACAAAAATAGCCTGATAATGAATTTAGAAGACATTATCAGCAGTTTTTAGCAAGAAGTTTAATGTCTTGACAGAAAATGCCAGATTTGACACCTGCAGAGATGATGAAACCCTTAAAAATAACCTTATACTATcttggcacagtggcacacacccttaattccagcacttgggaggtagaaaccAGCAAagctctgtgagtcccaggccagccagggctacatagtgagacttggtctaaataaataaataaataaataatagtgacCAAAAGACACTGTTAGTTCAAAGtaatttatacttttaatttataatttatacttaTACAGGAAGTGAAAAATGCAAAGAACTCCATCAATAAACAATGTTAAGAATAGCCTAAGttgatagggaaaaaaaataggGGAGCTCCCTAAAGTAGATGAGGACACCCAAATTTACCCATGACAAGAAATATGTAAGTAGGAAATTAAGTTTATAACAGTATTTAAGGCACAAACTGTTACCTAGAGAATCACATTAGACCTGTGTGACTAGGCTCAACTGAAAACGGGATTTTTAGACTATTTACTAGACACTGGAGaggattttgtcttgttttgttttgagatggggtctcactgtgtagctctggctatcctggaactcactcttgtagaccaggctggcctcgaactcacagatccgcctgtatctgcctcccaagtgctgggattaaaggtgtgccaccacacccagcttatttgtttttgagatgtgtgtgaaggtctttttatgcagcctaggctggtctcgaacctGCTCCTTCCCCTCCCAGGTGCTGCAGTTATGGGCTTCTTCGTTTCCACTCCTGGTAGTGCATTTATTTACGTATTCATTGACATTCACACTAAGTAGGAATGTCAGTATAAAATCCATCATTGCTGCCTGTCAGCAAGGATGCCAAGGTGAAGGAGTGGAAACCCAGTTCTCCGGCTAACACCTGTGCCTTCCAAGcccagtgcccctcccccacgctTGCTTACTTTATTGGTACCAGAGATGCACCACACGTAAGCACTCTCCCATCTGGTCTTACAGTCTTTACAGTGAAAATAGCCGTATTTTGGttccaaaaactgaaaataaagagaaacgGGAGTCTATTACTATGGGCGTGGGTTGGGATGGGGTCTAGATCCTCGTTTCCTAACTGGTAGCCTAAATGAAACAACTGACTTCCTGGGCCTCGCTTTCAGCTACCCTTTATGCAGCTCTGTTCATTTAGCGTCTGGGCTTGCTCAAGGATAACGTTTTCAGTTCATTTCCCACAACACCAACGTCTCCCAACATAAAAATCCAGGTTCACCTTTCGCGCACTTGTAGCTCACTGTCCCCTCATCATCACGGGCAGAAGTGACAAGACTGCTAAGTGAGGATCCACACCCTATCTTACCAAAACTTGAAAAACATCCATGTAGACAAAGTACAGGCTTCCAGAACTCCACCTTCCTCAccagagataaggtagatatgagcCAGCTAGCACTCACTGCTCTGGAAATGAAGCTGGGAGgatggtgctggggaggagggcttATGTAGAGAGAAGCCTCGCCCTGCTGGAAGCTGGGCTTCCCAGGTGGCCTGTGACTCTGTTTCCACATACCAGCTTGCTTTTCCCGTCCCCAGGGCTGGGGGCATCTTCCTCCCCGACTTCCTTCAGCTGTGGGAGGTTCTCCTGCTTGTCACCGTCTGGCTTCATCGTCGATGTGTGTGGACTGGCCGTAAGCTCTAGGCTTTCCCTGTGTCCCtcctccttgggcagctggaccAAGGCTCTCCTCCAGGAAGCTTCTGCGGGCTTCCCGAGGCTGGATCTGTCCCAGAGGGCGCCGCTGTAGAGGGTCTGAGGTCCCAGTGAGCACTGCACCGCCTTGTCCACCCGAAGGCTCACCTGCACAGCCACGTCCTTAGTGTTGGCCTGGCAGAGCCGCAGACTCAGGTTGGGGTTCATCCGGGTGAGAATGGCCTGAAGCTGAGCCCTCTTGTAAGGGTAGACGCAGGACTCGGAGGCATTTGCTGGTAGTGTAGGCCCTGGCCTGGCTAGGAAAACAGGAGGGCCCATGTTTTGCCTCCAGTCTTGCTGTTTACAGTGTCtccagaggccaggctggctcaaaGGCAGAGTGCTCCCATAGCCTTGGTGGAAACTGTAAGGAACCTGGACAAAGCGCTCCATTGGAGTCGTTTCCTCCTGGAGTTTGTGTTCCTGTTTTGCTCCCCACCCCcgacctgtctcttcctccttgtcGACTGGTTCGGGTTCACCCAGGTTTCTTCATTTATTCCAGAGTGAGAGCTGCCCCCTTAGCTCCTTAATTGAAGGAGGGAGCTAGCCATGTGACTCCTAATTGTTTTCCTACCTTTTCAATTTGCAGttctccacttttttttccccctcaaggctgtttttcatttctgtcttctccAGCAGGAGCTTTAATTAGTTATTTCATTCATGGATTCTCTTGGTGACTATTTTGGTGATCTGGTATTGGtaggtgggaatgtaaattagtatagGCATTATGAAAAGCAACACAGGACTTCCTCAGGAATTAAAAATAGGAGGGCAGGAGAGTCGGCTCGGTGGCTAAGAGGGCATAGTGCTCTTGCcaacttcaattcccagcacccacactgggtggctcacaaacacctgtaactagCTCCAGAGTGCCTGACGCCTTCTTTGTGGCCagcattcacatacatgcacacagatatagacacacaatttaaaaaacatatcaaatatatatagcaaaaaatataaaaaatatatagcaaatctttttgttttgttttgtttttttgagacagggtttctctgtgtagttttgcacctttcctggaactcactctgtagaccaggctggcctcaaactcccagagatccgcctgcctctgcctcccgagtgctgggattaaaggcgtgcaccaccaccacccagcaaaaaatatatcaaatatatatagcaaaaaatataacaaatctttaaaagaagttAGAAGTACAGATGACCTACCAATCCCACTATTTGTATGCATGctcaaaagaaagtgaaatcCAGAAGTTAAGAGATTCTGTGTTCCATGTTCATCCAAGATTCAAACTATGGAAGCCACCTAAGTATCAGGTGACAGATAAGTAAAGAAATGGTCATATCTGGGGATTTCatttagtcattaaaaaaagagaaagcaggtaTGGTGCTACAGGTCTTGTAATCTCAGAacctgaaaggctgaggcaggagactcacaagtttgagatcagcctggttgCACatccagaccttttttttttttttttttgcttgcttgcttgcttgcttgtttttgttctgGATGAACTTGAAGGACATTATGTTAAGTGTAATAAGctagacagaaaaaaatttattatgtgATGTCATATATAAAATCTAAGGAACTCAAATACATAATCAccagtgtgtgggggggcggtATTGGTCAAAGGCATGAAGGTGCAATTAAGTGGGATGAATGAATCTAGAACTCTAAAGCACAGTATGAGGACTGTAGATGAGTGAATGAGTTTAGAACTCTAAAGCACAGTATGAGACGAGATGATGATGAACTCTAAAGCACAGTATGAGGACTGTAGATGAGTGAGTTTAGAACTCTAAAGCACAGTATGAGGACTGCAGATGAGTGAGTCTAGAACTCTAAAGCACAGTATGAAGACTGTAGATGAGTGAGTCTAGAACTCTAAAGCACAGCATGAGGACTTTAAATGAGTGAGTCTAGAACTCTAAAGCACAGTATGAAGACTGTGGATGAGTGAGTCTAGAACTCTAAAGCACAGTATGAGGACTATAGATGAGTGAGTCTAGAACTCTAAAGCACAGTATGAAGACTGTAGATGAGTGAGTCTAGAACTCTCAAGCACAATATGAGGACTGTAGATGAGTGAGTCTAGAACTCTCAGTCATAGCACAGATAGTGAGTGAACTTAAAGTATGAGATGAGTGAGTGAGTTTAGAACTCTCAAGCACAGTATGAGGACTACAGTTACTAACTGTTGATgtaaaaacacagctctcacctcaaaacAAAGAAGAGTCAGTTTATTTGGGAGGCAAATTTGAGTCATCAtggcccagaaacacagatttaggttactccACCAAATTCTATGTTCCAATGTGGAGGCAGTTTCATGAAGTATCTatagttacagaacaaagaaagtcataaattaaGGCATTTGtaaaatggctcagccattaaaggctaggctcacaaccaaaaaacaaaacaagacaaaaaacaaaaaacaaaacaaaaaaaaaccttgttaACAGAGAGATGAGTTACAGACAGGGATAGATCTCAGCTACAGGCCTCAGGTGCTATCTGATACCATTCTTGGACCTTTGGTTGGTACGGTTTTGTTAATCCATTccaatgttgttgttttttttcatctgttcatTAGGATATTAGGTCCCACACCACAGAAGTGGGCAAAGAATACATCTCTTGTGAACTAAAGACAGCATGAGATAAATTTtaattaggctctggacctgcaacattccaaatTCTCCACAGTCAATGAGTTTTAATCAACAGCCTTTGTAGACACAGCCTTTTCCTAGGGATTCCCATTCACACATTACTGTACTACATCAGAGATTTGCTAAGAGAATAGATTTAGTACTCTCTATCATACACCTATACATAGAAAGTAACTATGTGGGGACTATGCTATGTGACTTGTATCCATTATTCACAATGTACATGAGCATGGAGATGTGGTGCACATTATACACATTTTTATGAAAACGGCAACTTAGAAACAATTAATGAATTGAACCCTATGTTTGGTAGTAAACAAGCTGAGCAACTGAACTCAAAGATACAGAGTATATTAGAGTAGATGTAGTGGTTGTGAGGTTCCTTGTACCAAGAACAAGGAACAGAGTTATAAGCTGGTGAGGGTCAGGAGTGTGTGATAATGAAACATCTTTCAGAAGGTGAAATGTATTACTGGTTCTCATTATTCCAAGTGCTCCATCTTAGTGAGACACCTCTCTCCTCcagcttccccagggaagaaagcacttctttcttttaaagtgtattttgttttgttttgaaacagggtttctctat
This window contains:
- the Zar1l gene encoding ZAR1-like protein, with amino-acid sequence MERFVQVPYSFHQGYGSTLPLSQPGLWRHCKQQDWRQNMGPPVFLARPGPTLPANASESCVYPYKRAQLQAILTRMNPNLSLRLCQANTKDVAVQVSLRVDKAVQCSLGPQTLYSGALWDRSSLGKPAEASWRRALVQLPKEEGHRESLELTASPHTSTMKPDGDKQENLPQLKEVGEEDAPSPGDGKSKLVCGNRVTGHLGSPDFQFLEPKYGYFHCKDCKTRWESAYVWCISGTNKVYFKQLCCKCQKKFNPYRVEAIQCQTCSKSCCSCPQKKRHIDIRRPHRQELCGRCKDKRFSCSNVYIL